Within the Salinirubrum litoreum genome, the region GCGTACGCGATCAGGAACGGGACGGCGATGGCGACGACGTACCACGCCGGGTGGACCCGCCAGCGTAGGACGTCTCGGAGCCAGCCCCGGACACTCTCGCCGGACGCCCGGAGGACGACGACCGCGGAGATAGCCGGCGCGAGTGGGCCGAGAAAGCCGCCGATGAACCACCAGGTCCACGACGGCTCGAGACCCAGCAGGAGGATCACGCCCTCCAACCCCCACGCGATGGCGTAGGCGAACAGAAAGAAGGCGGCGATGCGGTGCCGGGCGATCCAGTTGGTGGTGGGGGTGTCTCCGCCGGTGCCCGCGGGACTCTCACCACTCTCGCTGACGGTGTTCATGACGACTATCGGTCCGGTGAGTGGGTAGCTGACGAGCATGATTCTCGGGGCGTGGGGACGACTGGCGTCGGCTCTGGGCCGAGTCGAGACGACCACTCCCACCCCGTGAGAACCAGCGCACTCGACACCCTCGCCGGGAACGTCTCTCCGAGTGGTGAGCCCAGATGACCTCGACGACAGTTCCCCGGTGGCAACGCGGTTCGACAGTCCTGCTCGCACTTCTGACGACGGCCGTCGTGCTGCTCGGCTTCGCCCGCCCCGACCGCTACCCGCCCGCGATCCGGACACAACTGGTCGTGCAAGACGTGCTGGTACTCGTCGTGGGCGTCCCGGCGCTCCTGCTCGGCGTCTGGTACGCGGCGCGGGGGTCCACCGCCGGGCGCGTCGTCTGGCTCGGCGCACTGGCCTACGCGGCGTACGTCTGGCTCTCGACCGGCCTGCAGGTCCCGTTCACTCGGTTCTTCCTCGCGTACGCGGGACTGTTCGCGCTCTCGCTGTTCACGCTGATCGGGGGTGTGCTGGCGACCGACCCCGAAGCCCTGCGCTCGGCACTCGAAGATCGCCTGCCGGACCGACTGTACGCCGGCGCACTGGCCGTCATCGCGGGCGGACTCGCCACGCTGTGGCTGGCCGAACTGGTGCCGGCGACGATCAGTGCGACACCCCCGGCACTGGCCGCCGAGACCGGCCCGCAGGCGCTCGTCTCGCACTTCCTCGATCTGACGCTCGTCGTGCCGGGACTGGCGATCACGGCCGGGTTGCTCTGGCGAAAGCGGCCGTGGGGGTACACACTGGCCGGTGTCGGCGTCGTCTTCGGCGCGTTGCTCGCGCCGACGATCACCGGCGCGACCGTCGCACTGCTGTTCGTCGGGAGCGTGACCGTCCCGGCCGTGGCCGTCGTCTTCACCGTCCTGCCAGCAGTGCTGGCGGTCGCGCTGGCTGTCGGCTATCTCAGATCTCTGGCGGGTGGGGGACACGACCCGGCCGACCGCCCGGCCGGTGCCACCGACGCCCCCCGGTAACACTCGTGTCCGCGCAGGCTCAAGTTCTTGCGACGCCTACTGCTGTCCATGAGTGACGTGACGCCCACACCGGGCATTCACCACGTGACGTGCATCGCTGGCGACCCCCAGCGCAACATCGACTTCTGGGTCGAGACGCTCGGGCTTCGCCTCGTGAAGCGGTCGATCAACCAGGACGACCCCGGCACGTACCACTTCTTCTTCGCCGACGCGGAGGGGACACCGGGCACCAGTATGACGTTCTTCCCGTGGGAGGACCTCCCGCAGGGGAAGGTCGGCACCGGCCAGGTCTCGACCACTGCGTTCCGCGTCCCCGAGGGGAGTCTCGACTACTGGGAGTCCCGGTTCGACGACTACGGCGTCGACTACGACGACCGCGTCGAGCGGTTCGGCGAGACGGTCCTCCCCTTCCGTGACCCGGACGGGCTCCCGGTCGAACTCGTGGAGACCGAGATTCCCGAGGACGATCCAGTCGTTCCGTGGACCGAGTTCGTCCCGAGCGAGTACGCCATCCGTGGGTTCCACTCCGTGACGCTGTGGATCGCGGACCCGGACCCGACCGAGGGACTGCTGGAGACGATGGGCTTCGAGCGAGTCGGCACCGAGCAAGCGCAGAGTGACACGCCCGGCGACCGTCGAACACGCTTCGCGGCCAGCGGGCCCGTCGGGAAGTACGTCGACGTCCTCCCCACGATCGAGGGCGGACGACAGGGCCACGGAACCGTCCACCACGTCGCGTTCCAGACGCCGACCGACGACGATCAGGAGGCGATGCGGTCTGCGGTGCGGGGACAGGGGCTGTCGCCGACGAACCAGATCGACCGCCACTGGTTCCGGTCGGTGTACTTCCGGGAACACGGCGGCGTCCTCTTCGAACTCGCCACCAGCGGCCCGGGGTACACCAGCGACGAACCGCTCGACGAGTTGGGTGGTCGCCTCGTCCTCCCCGGTCGGTTCGAGAGTCAGCGCGAACAGATCGAGGCGCAACTCCCGGACGTGACGATTCCGCACGCCGACCCGATCGAAGCCGACGACTGAACGCCGGAACGTGTCCGGTCTCGGCCCCGATGACCCGTTCTCGTACATAATACTTTGGGCCAGTGGCAGCGCCAGAAACTACGGACGAGACATAACCCGATTCCGGCGAACCTTCGGGTACGATGCGACACGAACCGCCCCGCGCACACCCCTCGCGGACAGTCCGAACCGCCCTCTACCCACCAGCACCGGCCCGGTCACACCGGCGTCCGGGCCCGGTCGCCCCTGCTGACTCGGCTCTCCATCCGACCGGCCACACCGACCCGAGGTCCCGACCCTCGGGGTCGGCGACCGCCACCGCCCGGAGGTGGTCCCGATGACGAGCAGAACCGCCGTCCTGGTCGCCGGACTCCTCGTCGTGTCGAGTCTCGGTGTCGCGCTCCCGGCGACGGGTGCCGACACCGTGGTCCTCGTCGAGACCGGCGTCTCCGACCGCCAGCCGACGACCGACGAGAACGTCACCGTCACGACGAACGTCTCGAACCTCGCGGGCGACGGGAACGACTACGTTCTCAAGAGCGTCCGCGTCTTCGACGGGACCGACGCCCGGGACCGCGACGAACTCGCCGGAGTCCAGCCCCGCGACCGGATCGAACCCGGCGAGTCGCGGACCGTCGACCTCTCGGTCGGCATCGACGAGGTCGGCGAACGCGACCTCCTGATCAAACTCAGCCTGCTCTCGACCGACGGCGACGTGCGCCGGATCGAACGCGTCGTCACGCTCGACGTGCGCGACCCGCACCCCGTCGTCGGGCTAGCGTTCGAGCCGACGGTCGCCGGGTCCGCGACGAACGCGACCGTGACCGTCGCGAACGGCCTCGACCAGCCGATCCGGAACGTCGAACTCCGCCTCTCGCCCGAGCGCACCAGCCTGACGAGTAGCGATCACGTCTTCGCCCGCGTCGAACCCGGCGCGGAGCGAGCGGTCTCGGTCGGTGTGCGCGGCGACACCAGTGGCACGGAGCGCGTCACCGCCCGCGTGGCGTACAGCTACAACGGAACCAGATACACCACCGAGCGCACGCTCTCGGGCACCTTCGTCGAACCCACGAACCCCGGGCGGATCGCACTGAACAACCTCCGCGTCGAGGAGACCGACGCCGGCCTCCGTGTCCGCGGCACCGCCAGCAACCCCGGCGGGAGCGACGTGACCGGCGTC harbors:
- a CDS encoding ring-cleaving dioxygenase — encoded protein: MSDVTPTPGIHHVTCIAGDPQRNIDFWVETLGLRLVKRSINQDDPGTYHFFFADAEGTPGTSMTFFPWEDLPQGKVGTGQVSTTAFRVPEGSLDYWESRFDDYGVDYDDRVERFGETVLPFRDPDGLPVELVETEIPEDDPVVPWTEFVPSEYAIRGFHSVTLWIADPDPTEGLLETMGFERVGTEQAQSDTPGDRRTRFAASGPVGKYVDVLPTIEGGRQGHGTVHHVAFQTPTDDDQEAMRSAVRGQGLSPTNQIDRHWFRSVYFREHGGVLFELATSGPGYTSDEPLDELGGRLVLPGRFESQREQIEAQLPDVTIPHADPIEADD